In a genomic window of Sulfurimonas denitrificans DSM 1251:
- a CDS encoding YbaB/EbfC family nucleoid-associated protein yields MFGNLSDMGKMLESMQESAKKLQSELESKVFNVKSGGGLVEITINGSGEVTDITIDNSLLGDKESLEILLIGAINDANKMVEQNRQNSALGMFGNVNPFGGR; encoded by the coding sequence AAACTTAAGCGATATGGGCAAGATGCTAGAAAGTATGCAAGAGAGTGCAAAAAAGCTTCAAAGTGAACTAGAGTCTAAAGTTTTCAATGTAAAAAGCGGTGGCGGATTGGTAGAAATTACCATAAACGGAAGTGGCGAAGTAACTGATATAACTATAGATAATTCACTTCTTGGAGATAAAGAGTCTTTGGAAATTTTGCTCATTGGCGCAATAAATGACGCAAATAAGATGGTCGAACAAAATAGGCAAAATAGCGCTCTAGGAATGTTTGGCAACGTAAACCCTTTTGGGGGAAGGTAA